The Labrus mixtus chromosome 16, fLabMix1.1, whole genome shotgun sequence genome window below encodes:
- the LOC132991548 gene encoding uncharacterized protein LOC132991548 isoform X1 yields the protein MDEDCDLAEDFDCPSLLCEELEDLETKKDQGSTRKRRREEEEGEVFNKGEDEEAGEETELEEKEGKRDRKVFVSEKELMTATEGEEEEQVKPESGPGVEEAQEVQMEDNTIENNVDTIAEKQEDKETKGLKEKDEKKKSKKRRGKAQSERVRNRRNLKDVAERFEGEKRGQLQDVSATSSEGSLVLSEPPIGLINTCDLSDPVYLGCGGTGLYRQTVPVPLLYSSQAPVPIQPAPPHPLETKRPHSSPLPCSLPQQGRWPPEMDISQIYSTRRSIRYNNKGRGRALSFPLQQGLETVDTCVLPPAPKKKTRTLYSTDQLEHLEALFQEDHYPDAEKRKVIAASVGVTPQRIMVWFQNRRAKWRKAERSITSKGEHRQSRASCSSSPPHHHISTLAPSSKVAPSFSGHFTTKLPPLASAAPSFPTLSNQTPPSYSNLLATLSSPGQSRVRDGGKHQLSSQGAEYHPRPMHSPPPLRRASLPLFTTYNQANPAATLLNTLAHTPPLFLDALEGGSSLAHRDTQSLQTDTSSLFDFGEKLDYLTAGQQNNALSYQLQTSYPTSQPQHQLQASLPRMAYLTPSPYLTPNPPDSNPTSYLTFAPGGNSTGMVTYSSGGHTYYQSQSTGQILLQPAGHHGGIAAYQSYPWGNMYSQPALHQRAQCPPTYPPSIGGTRDHQPPSSTLPPPSFFTHGPSHANPQRSLHSLAHTISTSTSSCSTSSSTTVLPPVSTLRPSRLRAEVTPTKGTSLLSSQVSPASPESQPVPSSVKIEYDSPREIHSHFHCDFSSPIHF from the exons ACTGTCCAAGCCTTCTGTGCGAGGAGCTGGAGGATTTGGAAACAAAGAAGGACCAAGGGAgtacgaggaagaggaggagagaagaagaagagggagaagtgTTTAATAAGGGGGAGGATGAAGAGGCAGGTGAGGAGACGGAGctagaggagaaggaggggaagagagataggaaagtTTTTGTGTCCGAAAAGGAACTGATGACTGCaacagagggagaagaggaggagcaggtgaAGCCGGAGAGTGGGCCGGGAGTGGAGGAGGCACAAGAGGTGCAAATGGAAGACAACACGATAGAGAACAATGTGGACACAATTGCTGAGAAGCAGgaggacaaagaaacaaaaggtctaaaagaaaaagatgaaaagaaaaagagtaagAAGAGGAGAGGTAAGGCTCAGAGTGAGCGTGTGAGAAACAGGAGAAATTTAAAAGATGTTGCAGAGCGCTTTGAAGGGGAAAAGAGGGGTCAGTTACAGGACGTGTCAGCAACGAGCTCTGAGGGGAGTCTAGTTCTGTCAGAGCCTCCCATTGGACTAATAAACACCTGCGACCTGTCTGATCCTGTTTATCTGGGCTGTGGGGGGACTGGATTGTATCGCCAAACAGTACCTGTTCCCCTGCTGTACTCCTCACAAGCTCCTGTCCCGATCCAGCCTGCACCTCCTCACCCCCTCGAGACAAAAAGACCACACAGTTCCCCTCTACCTTGCAGTCTCCCCCAGCAGGGCCGGTGGCCTCCAGAG ATGGATATCTCACAGATCTACTCCACCCGACGCTCCATCCGCTACAACAACAAGGGTCGAGGTCGAGCCCTCAGCTTCCCTCTGCAGCAGGGGTTGGAGACAGTGGACACCTGTGTGCTGCCCCCAGCCCCCAAAAAGAAGACACGAACTCTCTATAGTACAG ATCAGTTAGAGCATTTAGAGGCCTTGTTCCAGGAGGACCACTATCCTGATGCAGAGAAGAGAAAGGTCATCGCTGCTTCAGTTGGTGTCACACCTCAAAGAATAATG GTCTGGTTTCAGAACCGCAGGGCTAAGTGGAGAAAGGCTGAACGCTCCATCACATCAAagggtgaacacagacagagtaGAGCTAgttgcagcagcagcccccCACATCACCACATTTCCACACTGGCACCCAGCAG taAGGTAGCTCCGTCTTTTTCTGGTCACTTTACTACCAAGCTGCCTCCCCTCGCCTCTGCAGCCCCTTCGTTCCCCACCTTGTCCAACCAGACGCCTCCTTCTTACAGCAACCTGCTGGCCACCCTCAGTAGCCCtg GTCAATCCAGAGTGAGAGATGGGGGCAAGCACCAGCTTTCATCGCAGGGGGCAGAGTACCACCCACGTCCAATGCACAGCCCTCCCCCGCTGCGTCGAGCTAGCCTCCCCCTTTTTACGACTTACAACCAGGCCAACCCCGCTGCCACTCTGCTTAACACCCTTGCCCACACCCCACCTCTGTTCCTGGATGCTCTGGAGGGGGGCTCCTCCTTAGCCCATCGTGACACCCAGTCTCTGCAGACTGACACCAG ttctctgtttGACTTTGGGGAGAAGCTCGACTACCTGACCGCAGGCCAGCAGAACAATGCTCTCTCCTACCAGCTCCAGACCTCCTACCCCACCAGCCAGCCCCAGCACCAACTTCAAGCATCCCTGCCCCGCATGGCCTATCTCACCCCCTCCCCCTACCTCACCCCCAACCCTCCAGATTCCAACCCTACCTCCTATCTAACCTTTGCCCCAGGAGGAAACTCCACTGGCATGGTGACCTATTCCAGCGGAGGCCACACCTACTACCAGTCCCAGAGCACAGGACAAATTCTGCTGCAGCCGGCGGGTCATCACG GTGGGATCGCTGCGTACCAGTCGTACCCATGGGGTAATATGTACAGTCAACCAGCCCTCCACCAGCGTGCTCAGTGTCCTCCAACCTACCCCCCCAGCATAGGAGGTACTCGTGATCACCAGCCTCCCTCCTCCACACTTCCTCCCCCTTCATTCTTTACCCATGGGCCCTCACATGCAAACCCCCAGCGCTCATTACACTCCCTTGCACATACCATCAGCACCAgcaccagcagctgcagcaccagcagcagcaccaccgTCCTCCCTCCTGTTTCCACCCTACGTCCATCTCGTctcagagcagaggtcactccAACTAAGGGTACGTCCCTGCTGTCTTCACAGGTCAGCCCTGCCTCTCCAGAAAGTCAGCCAGTGCCCTCTAGTGTCAAGATTGAGTATGACAGCCCTCGAGAGATTCACAGCCACTTCCACTGCGACTTCTCTTCCCCCATACATTTttga
- the LOC132991548 gene encoding uncharacterized protein LOC132991548 isoform X2 — MTFKTSYCPSLLCEELEDLETKKDQGSTRKRRREEEEGEVFNKGEDEEAGEETELEEKEGKRDRKVFVSEKELMTATEGEEEEQVKPESGPGVEEAQEVQMEDNTIENNVDTIAEKQEDKETKGLKEKDEKKKSKKRRGKAQSERVRNRRNLKDVAERFEGEKRGQLQDVSATSSEGSLVLSEPPIGLINTCDLSDPVYLGCGGTGLYRQTVPVPLLYSSQAPVPIQPAPPHPLETKRPHSSPLPCSLPQQGRWPPEMDISQIYSTRRSIRYNNKGRGRALSFPLQQGLETVDTCVLPPAPKKKTRTLYSTDQLEHLEALFQEDHYPDAEKRKVIAASVGVTPQRIMVWFQNRRAKWRKAERSITSKGEHRQSRASCSSSPPHHHISTLAPSSKVAPSFSGHFTTKLPPLASAAPSFPTLSNQTPPSYSNLLATLSSPGQSRVRDGGKHQLSSQGAEYHPRPMHSPPPLRRASLPLFTTYNQANPAATLLNTLAHTPPLFLDALEGGSSLAHRDTQSLQTDTSSLFDFGEKLDYLTAGQQNNALSYQLQTSYPTSQPQHQLQASLPRMAYLTPSPYLTPNPPDSNPTSYLTFAPGGNSTGMVTYSSGGHTYYQSQSTGQILLQPAGHHGGIAAYQSYPWGNMYSQPALHQRAQCPPTYPPSIGGTRDHQPPSSTLPPPSFFTHGPSHANPQRSLHSLAHTISTSTSSCSTSSSTTVLPPVSTLRPSRLRAEVTPTKGTSLLSSQVSPASPESQPVPSSVKIEYDSPREIHSHFHCDFSSPIHF, encoded by the exons ACTGTCCAAGCCTTCTGTGCGAGGAGCTGGAGGATTTGGAAACAAAGAAGGACCAAGGGAgtacgaggaagaggaggagagaagaagaagagggagaagtgTTTAATAAGGGGGAGGATGAAGAGGCAGGTGAGGAGACGGAGctagaggagaaggaggggaagagagataggaaagtTTTTGTGTCCGAAAAGGAACTGATGACTGCaacagagggagaagaggaggagcaggtgaAGCCGGAGAGTGGGCCGGGAGTGGAGGAGGCACAAGAGGTGCAAATGGAAGACAACACGATAGAGAACAATGTGGACACAATTGCTGAGAAGCAGgaggacaaagaaacaaaaggtctaaaagaaaaagatgaaaagaaaaagagtaagAAGAGGAGAGGTAAGGCTCAGAGTGAGCGTGTGAGAAACAGGAGAAATTTAAAAGATGTTGCAGAGCGCTTTGAAGGGGAAAAGAGGGGTCAGTTACAGGACGTGTCAGCAACGAGCTCTGAGGGGAGTCTAGTTCTGTCAGAGCCTCCCATTGGACTAATAAACACCTGCGACCTGTCTGATCCTGTTTATCTGGGCTGTGGGGGGACTGGATTGTATCGCCAAACAGTACCTGTTCCCCTGCTGTACTCCTCACAAGCTCCTGTCCCGATCCAGCCTGCACCTCCTCACCCCCTCGAGACAAAAAGACCACACAGTTCCCCTCTACCTTGCAGTCTCCCCCAGCAGGGCCGGTGGCCTCCAGAG ATGGATATCTCACAGATCTACTCCACCCGACGCTCCATCCGCTACAACAACAAGGGTCGAGGTCGAGCCCTCAGCTTCCCTCTGCAGCAGGGGTTGGAGACAGTGGACACCTGTGTGCTGCCCCCAGCCCCCAAAAAGAAGACACGAACTCTCTATAGTACAG ATCAGTTAGAGCATTTAGAGGCCTTGTTCCAGGAGGACCACTATCCTGATGCAGAGAAGAGAAAGGTCATCGCTGCTTCAGTTGGTGTCACACCTCAAAGAATAATG GTCTGGTTTCAGAACCGCAGGGCTAAGTGGAGAAAGGCTGAACGCTCCATCACATCAAagggtgaacacagacagagtaGAGCTAgttgcagcagcagcccccCACATCACCACATTTCCACACTGGCACCCAGCAG taAGGTAGCTCCGTCTTTTTCTGGTCACTTTACTACCAAGCTGCCTCCCCTCGCCTCTGCAGCCCCTTCGTTCCCCACCTTGTCCAACCAGACGCCTCCTTCTTACAGCAACCTGCTGGCCACCCTCAGTAGCCCtg GTCAATCCAGAGTGAGAGATGGGGGCAAGCACCAGCTTTCATCGCAGGGGGCAGAGTACCACCCACGTCCAATGCACAGCCCTCCCCCGCTGCGTCGAGCTAGCCTCCCCCTTTTTACGACTTACAACCAGGCCAACCCCGCTGCCACTCTGCTTAACACCCTTGCCCACACCCCACCTCTGTTCCTGGATGCTCTGGAGGGGGGCTCCTCCTTAGCCCATCGTGACACCCAGTCTCTGCAGACTGACACCAG ttctctgtttGACTTTGGGGAGAAGCTCGACTACCTGACCGCAGGCCAGCAGAACAATGCTCTCTCCTACCAGCTCCAGACCTCCTACCCCACCAGCCAGCCCCAGCACCAACTTCAAGCATCCCTGCCCCGCATGGCCTATCTCACCCCCTCCCCCTACCTCACCCCCAACCCTCCAGATTCCAACCCTACCTCCTATCTAACCTTTGCCCCAGGAGGAAACTCCACTGGCATGGTGACCTATTCCAGCGGAGGCCACACCTACTACCAGTCCCAGAGCACAGGACAAATTCTGCTGCAGCCGGCGGGTCATCACG GTGGGATCGCTGCGTACCAGTCGTACCCATGGGGTAATATGTACAGTCAACCAGCCCTCCACCAGCGTGCTCAGTGTCCTCCAACCTACCCCCCCAGCATAGGAGGTACTCGTGATCACCAGCCTCCCTCCTCCACACTTCCTCCCCCTTCATTCTTTACCCATGGGCCCTCACATGCAAACCCCCAGCGCTCATTACACTCCCTTGCACATACCATCAGCACCAgcaccagcagctgcagcaccagcagcagcaccaccgTCCTCCCTCCTGTTTCCACCCTACGTCCATCTCGTctcagagcagaggtcactccAACTAAGGGTACGTCCCTGCTGTCTTCACAGGTCAGCCCTGCCTCTCCAGAAAGTCAGCCAGTGCCCTCTAGTGTCAAGATTGAGTATGACAGCCCTCGAGAGATTCACAGCCACTTCCACTGCGACTTCTCTTCCCCCATACATTTttga
- the matn1 gene encoding cartilage matrix protein isoform X2 translates to MTPSPLLFLLLLGLVGAQAPVDLRTAAAMAAGLCKTRPTDIVFIIDSSRSVRPSEFEQVKVFLAKVIEGLDVGPNATRVGVVNYASRVKNEVSLKTHRTKAGLVKAVTKIEPLSTGTMTGLAIQFALNVAFSEGEGARVKSPDISKVAIIVTDGRPQDNVKEVAQRARDAGIEIFAIGVGRVDMSTLRQMASDPLDDHVDYVESYSVIEKLTKKFQEAFCACSNSATDVVFLIDGSKSVRPENFELVKKWINQIVDKLDVSDSKAHVGLVQYSSSVRQEFPLGRYNNKKDLKDAVKKMAYMERGTMTGQALRYLTDNSFNPGHGARPGVAKVGIVFTDGRSQDYIGDAAKKAKENGFKMYAVGVGNAVEDELKEIASEPTGEHYFYTADFKAMTQIAKKLQINICQDEDPCECDSLVKFQKKVEDALQVLTKKNILFNK, encoded by the exons ATGACGCCCTCCCCGCTGTTATTCCTGCTCCTGCTCGGCCTTGTAGGTGCTCAAGCCCCTGTGGACCTCCGCACGGCCGCCGCCATGG CGGCAGGTTTGTGCAAAACCCGTCCCACCGACATTGTGTTCATCATCGACAGCAGCCGCAGTGTTCGCCCTTCAGAGTTTGAGCAGGTCAAGGTCTTCCTTGCAAAGGTCATTGAGGGACTCGATGTCGGACCCAATGCCACCCGTGTGGGAGTTGTCAACTACGCCAGCCGCGTCAAGAACGAG GTGTCTCTGAAAACACACCGCACTAAAGCTGGTCTAGTTAAGGCTGTAACCAAGATCGAGCCCCTCTCCACTGGTACCATGACCGGTCTGGCCATCCAGTTTGCCCTGAACGTGGCATTCAGCGAAGGCGAGGGTGCTCGGGTCAAATCTCCTGATATTAGCAAG gTTGCCATTATTGTGACAGACGGGCGTCCTCAGGACAATGTAAAGGAGGTGGCTCAGCGTGCTCGGGATGCTGGGATTGAGATTTTTGCCATCGGTGTGGGCCGTGTGGACATGAGCACCTTGCGCCAGATGGCCAGTGATCCTCTGGATGACCACGTGGACTATGTGGAGAGCTACAGCGTCATCGAGAAGCTCACCAAGAAATTCCAGGAGGCTTTCTGTG CATGCAGCAACTCTGCAACAGACGTGGTGTTCCTGATCGATGGCTCTAAGAGTGTCCGGCCTGAGAACTTTGAGCTGGTCAAGAAGTGGATCAACCAGATCGTGGACAAACTGGACGTTTCTGACAGCAAGGCTCATGTGGGACTTGTGCAGTACTCTAGCTCAGTCAGACAG GAGTTTCCCCTGGGCCGCTACAACAACAAGAAGGACTTGAAGGATGCTGTGAAGAAGATGGCCTACATGGAGAGGGGAACCATGACGGGTCAGGCTCTGCGCTACCTGACAGATAACAGCTTCAACCCCGGTCATGGTGCACGCCCTGGAGTCGCCAAGGTGGGCATCGTATTCACTGATGGACGCAGCCAGGACTACATCGGAGATGCTGCCAAAAAGGCAAAGGAGAATG gtTTCAAAATGTATGCTGTTGGAGTTGGCAATGCAGTAGAGGATGAACTGAAAGAGATTGCATCTGAGCCGACTGGAGAGCACTACTTCTACACTGCTGACTTCAAGGCCATGACCCAGATCGCCAAGAAGCTGCAGATAAACATCTGTCAAG ACGAGGACCCTTGTGAGTGTGACTCCCTCGTAAAGTTCCAAAAGAAAGTAGAAGATGCCCTACAGgtgctaacaaaaaaaaatatccttttcaacaagtga
- the matn1 gene encoding cartilage matrix protein isoform X1, translating into MTPSPLLFLLLLGLVGAQAPVDLRTAAAMAAGLCKTRPTDIVFIIDSSRSVRPSEFEQVKVFLAKVIEGLDVGPNATRVGVVNYASRVKNEVSLKTHRTKAGLVKAVTKIEPLSTGTMTGLAIQFALNVAFSEGEGARVKSPDISKVAIIVTDGRPQDNVKEVAQRARDAGIEIFAIGVGRVDMSTLRQMASDPLDDHVDYVESYSVIEKLTKKFQEAFCVSDLCATGDHDCEQVCISSPGSYKCACKDGFTLMDNGRSCSACSNSATDVVFLIDGSKSVRPENFELVKKWINQIVDKLDVSDSKAHVGLVQYSSSVRQEFPLGRYNNKKDLKDAVKKMAYMERGTMTGQALRYLTDNSFNPGHGARPGVAKVGIVFTDGRSQDYIGDAAKKAKENGFKMYAVGVGNAVEDELKEIASEPTGEHYFYTADFKAMTQIAKKLQINICQDEDPCECDSLVKFQKKVEDALQVLTKKNILFNK; encoded by the exons ATGACGCCCTCCCCGCTGTTATTCCTGCTCCTGCTCGGCCTTGTAGGTGCTCAAGCCCCTGTGGACCTCCGCACGGCCGCCGCCATGG CGGCAGGTTTGTGCAAAACCCGTCCCACCGACATTGTGTTCATCATCGACAGCAGCCGCAGTGTTCGCCCTTCAGAGTTTGAGCAGGTCAAGGTCTTCCTTGCAAAGGTCATTGAGGGACTCGATGTCGGACCCAATGCCACCCGTGTGGGAGTTGTCAACTACGCCAGCCGCGTCAAGAACGAG GTGTCTCTGAAAACACACCGCACTAAAGCTGGTCTAGTTAAGGCTGTAACCAAGATCGAGCCCCTCTCCACTGGTACCATGACCGGTCTGGCCATCCAGTTTGCCCTGAACGTGGCATTCAGCGAAGGCGAGGGTGCTCGGGTCAAATCTCCTGATATTAGCAAG gTTGCCATTATTGTGACAGACGGGCGTCCTCAGGACAATGTAAAGGAGGTGGCTCAGCGTGCTCGGGATGCTGGGATTGAGATTTTTGCCATCGGTGTGGGCCGTGTGGACATGAGCACCTTGCGCCAGATGGCCAGTGATCCTCTGGATGACCACGTGGACTATGTGGAGAGCTACAGCGTCATCGAGAAGCTCACCAAGAAATTCCAGGAGGCTTTCTGTG tgtCGGACCTGTGTGCCACCGGGGATCATGACTGTGAGCAGGTATGCATCAGCAGCCCTGGATCATACAAGTGTGCCTGCAAAGATGGCTTTACCCTGATGGACAATGGTCGCAGCTGcagtg CATGCAGCAACTCTGCAACAGACGTGGTGTTCCTGATCGATGGCTCTAAGAGTGTCCGGCCTGAGAACTTTGAGCTGGTCAAGAAGTGGATCAACCAGATCGTGGACAAACTGGACGTTTCTGACAGCAAGGCTCATGTGGGACTTGTGCAGTACTCTAGCTCAGTCAGACAG GAGTTTCCCCTGGGCCGCTACAACAACAAGAAGGACTTGAAGGATGCTGTGAAGAAGATGGCCTACATGGAGAGGGGAACCATGACGGGTCAGGCTCTGCGCTACCTGACAGATAACAGCTTCAACCCCGGTCATGGTGCACGCCCTGGAGTCGCCAAGGTGGGCATCGTATTCACTGATGGACGCAGCCAGGACTACATCGGAGATGCTGCCAAAAAGGCAAAGGAGAATG gtTTCAAAATGTATGCTGTTGGAGTTGGCAATGCAGTAGAGGATGAACTGAAAGAGATTGCATCTGAGCCGACTGGAGAGCACTACTTCTACACTGCTGACTTCAAGGCCATGACCCAGATCGCCAAGAAGCTGCAGATAAACATCTGTCAAG ACGAGGACCCTTGTGAGTGTGACTCCCTCGTAAAGTTCCAAAAGAAAGTAGAAGATGCCCTACAGgtgctaacaaaaaaaaatatccttttcaacaagtga